Proteins encoded together in one Deltaproteobacteria bacterium window:
- a CDS encoding alcohol dehydrogenase catalytic domain-containing protein, whose protein sequence is MNLEREVMQVAMYYNNRDVRLQEMQVPQIGSGEILVKTIASGICGSDVLEWYRLQKAPLVLGHEIAGVIAALGEGVTGYKKGDPVFVSHHVPCNTCHYCLSDHHTACETLHTTNYDPGGFAEFIRVPPINVDRGVFILPEGVSFEEGVFIEPLACVVRGQRLAGLQSGQTVLILGGGISGLLHLLLARTTGAGRVIVTDINAYRLGMARQLGADMTLSAADDIPARLRAINGGRLADLVIVCTGAPAAFTQAMHAVDRGGTILCFATTDPGITLPLPINDFWRNEIRLMPSYGNSPKDAVIAIELIRSGRVAVREMITHRLPLKEAGKGFALVAAGGESMKVIILP, encoded by the coding sequence ATGAATTTGGAGCGGGAAGTGATGCAGGTCGCCATGTACTACAACAACCGGGACGTGCGGTTGCAGGAAATGCAGGTACCGCAAATCGGGTCGGGTGAGATCTTAGTCAAGACCATCGCCAGTGGGATCTGCGGCAGCGATGTGCTGGAGTGGTATCGCTTGCAGAAAGCGCCGCTGGTGCTGGGGCATGAAATTGCCGGCGTTATCGCGGCCCTGGGCGAAGGGGTGACTGGCTATAAAAAAGGTGATCCGGTCTTTGTTTCCCACCACGTTCCCTGCAATACCTGTCATTATTGTCTGAGCGATCATCATACCGCCTGCGAGACCCTGCATACAACCAATTACGATCCCGGCGGATTTGCGGAATTTATCCGCGTGCCCCCAATCAATGTGGATCGGGGCGTCTTCATCCTGCCGGAAGGAGTTTCTTTTGAGGAAGGCGTCTTCATCGAACCGCTGGCCTGCGTCGTGCGCGGGCAGAGGCTGGCGGGGCTGCAATCCGGTCAGACCGTCCTCATTCTGGGAGGCGGCATCTCCGGGTTGTTGCATCTGCTCTTGGCCCGCACCACCGGGGCGGGTCGGGTTATCGTCACGGACATCAATGCCTACCGACTGGGCATGGCCAGGCAGCTCGGCGCCGACATGACGCTCTCCGCCGCCGACGACATTCCGGCCCGTCTGCGTGCGATCAACGGCGGCAGGCTGGCCGATCTGGTCATCGTCTGCACCGGAGCCCCGGCGGCATTCACGCAAGCCATGCATGCCGTGGATCGCGGCGGGACGATTCTCTGCTTTGCCACCACCGACCCCGGGATAACGCTGCCCTTGCCCATCAACGACTTCTGGCGGAATGAGATCAGGCTGATGCCTTCCTATGGCAACAGTCCCAAAGACGCTGTTATTGCTATTGAACTCATCCGGAGCGGGCGGGTGGCGGTGCGGGAGATGATCACCCATCGCCTGCCTCTCAAAGAAGCAGGCAAGGGTTTCGCCCTCGTTGCAGCAGGCGGCGAGTCCATGAAGGTTATTATTTTGCCTTAG
- the lsrF gene encoding 3-hydroxy-5-phosphonooxypentane-2,4-dione thiolase — MDWGMKNRLAQLIQPDGHCFFLPIDHGYFQGPTSCLEKPGETIKPLLPYCDALFVTRGVLRSCVDPLGEKPIILRVSGGTSVVGRDLADERVVVSIEEILRLNASAVGMSIFVGSDYERESLVNLSNLVNECENYGLPVMAVTAVGKELAKRDARYLALSCRIAAELGARVVKTYWCENFEKVINGCPVPVVMAGGPKCETEREVFDFVHDGIQRGAIGLNLGRNVWQHPHPVAMIRALQAIIHENYTVAAADDMFMSIKEGR; from the coding sequence ATGGATTGGGGAATGAAGAATCGTTTGGCGCAGCTCATCCAGCCGGATGGGCACTGCTTTTTTTTACCTATTGATCACGGCTACTTCCAGGGACCAACTTCCTGTCTGGAAAAACCCGGGGAGACGATCAAGCCGCTATTGCCCTACTGTGACGCCCTTTTCGTGACGCGCGGCGTTTTGCGGTCTTGCGTAGATCCCTTGGGGGAAAAACCCATCATCCTCCGGGTTTCGGGCGGGACCAGCGTGGTGGGACGGGATCTGGCCGATGAACGGGTTGTTGTCTCCATCGAGGAAATATTGCGCCTCAATGCGTCCGCCGTGGGCATGTCTATTTTTGTGGGCAGCGACTATGAGCGGGAATCGCTGGTCAATCTGTCCAACTTGGTTAATGAGTGCGAAAACTACGGTCTGCCGGTCATGGCGGTAACGGCGGTAGGTAAGGAGCTGGCCAAGCGGGATGCCCGCTACCTGGCCTTGAGCTGCCGGATCGCGGCCGAGCTGGGCGCCCGGGTGGTTAAGACCTACTGGTGTGAAAACTTTGAGAAGGTCATTAACGGCTGTCCGGTTCCCGTGGTTATGGCGGGCGGGCCGAAATGCGAAACAGAACGGGAAGTATTTGATTTCGTTCATGATGGCATACAGAGGGGCGCCATCGGCCTAAATCTGGGCAGAAACGTCTGGCAGCATCCCCATCCGGTGGCCATGATCAGGGCCTTGCAGGCCATCATTCATGAAAATTATACTGTCGCCGCCGCCGATGACATGTTTATGAGCATTAAAGAAGGCAGATGA
- a CDS encoding GAF domain-containing protein — MAFFSSLKGVRAKQRFLAFFALSFLFPILIAIFIINNYIEPVVGKDQYALFHNAFDLGIAAMLFFPLISFFLMYRWLSTLENVTANIMSRSEAIARREDEFVTQHIEEDHEFAVPATEHHPEENEVQTLIRSFNTIFQTAADQLAERNHLRELLARLIGIASSLTAELDFDRLFPLVVGNVTEAMLAERTSMYVVDWENRELWTKVSEGVRQIRLPMGQGISGRVAETGEMLNVIDAWELPYFDRSFDLNNNFRTRSVLCLPIKNRAGETIGVLQVINKKGKDRFDEEDETFMRGLTSQIAIALENSILVDEILLSFNSSMTTLSAIVDARHHFTAGHSDRVKEYSLMIATEMNLPKEKIEPLKYAALLHDIGKIGIRDDVLMKAGAFTPEDWVEMKAHPSKTRTILDNFHFSRNLRQVPEIACRHHEKMDGTGYPDGLTGDHLPLGSRIIAVADVFDALTSRRDYPKYAFGETMDSEPMPLHRVIAILRQDAGNHYDPQVVSAFMKTLPQALLRYRGEHFTAAYVDDTLQELSPELLSGKIISSPVNIK, encoded by the coding sequence ATGGCATTTTTTTCCTCCTTGAAAGGCGTTAGAGCGAAGCAGAGATTCCTGGCCTTCTTTGCGCTGTCGTTCCTCTTTCCCATCCTGATAGCCATTTTCATCATAAACAATTACATCGAGCCCGTTGTCGGCAAGGACCAATACGCACTTTTCCACAATGCCTTTGATTTAGGCATTGCGGCCATGCTTTTCTTCCCCCTGATCAGTTTCTTCCTTATGTACCGCTGGCTTAGCACACTTGAAAATGTAACCGCCAATATTATGTCCAGGTCAGAGGCGATCGCCAGACGGGAAGATGAATTTGTAACCCAGCATATTGAAGAAGATCATGAATTTGCTGTACCGGCCACGGAGCATCATCCGGAAGAAAACGAAGTACAAACCCTTATCCGGTCCTTCAATACCATTTTCCAGACTGCGGCAGACCAACTGGCGGAGCGGAACCATCTGCGCGAACTCCTGGCGCGCTTGATCGGCATTGCCTCCAGCCTGACGGCGGAACTGGATTTTGACCGTCTCTTTCCCCTTGTTGTCGGCAATGTCACAGAGGCCATGCTGGCGGAGCGAACCAGCATGTACGTTGTGGACTGGGAGAACCGGGAACTATGGACCAAGGTTTCAGAAGGGGTAAGGCAGATCCGCCTCCCCATGGGGCAGGGAATCAGTGGCCGCGTTGCCGAAACGGGAGAGATGCTCAATGTCATTGACGCTTGGGAATTACCCTACTTTGACCGCTCCTTCGATCTGAATAATAACTTCCGAACCCGCTCCGTGCTCTGTCTGCCCATTAAGAACCGCGCCGGAGAAACCATTGGCGTGCTTCAGGTTATCAATAAGAAAGGCAAGGATCGTTTCGATGAGGAAGATGAGACTTTCATGAGAGGGCTAACCTCTCAGATCGCCATTGCCCTCGAGAATTCAATCCTCGTTGACGAAATTCTGCTCTCCTTCAACAGTTCGATGACCACTCTGTCCGCCATCGTTGATGCGCGACATCACTTTACGGCGGGCCATTCCGACCGGGTTAAGGAATATTCCCTGATGATTGCGACAGAAATGAACCTGCCCAAAGAAAAAATCGAGCCTCTGAAATATGCCGCCCTGCTGCATGACATCGGCAAGATCGGCATTCGGGACGACGTCCTGATGAAGGCCGGCGCTTTCACTCCGGAGGACTGGGTGGAGATGAAGGCTCACCCCTCCAAAACGAGGACGATCCTGGACAATTTCCACTTCTCCCGCAACTTGAGACAGGTCCCGGAGATCGCCTGCCGGCACCATGAAAAGATGGATGGAACCGGTTATCCCGATGGTCTTACGGGCGATCATTTACCACTGGGTTCCAGAATTATTGCCGTGGCCGATGTGTTCGACGCCCTGACCTCGCGGCGGGATTATCCCAAATATGCCTTTGGTGAAACCATGGATAGTGAACCCATGCCGCTGCACCGGGTGATTGCAATTCTCCGGCAGGATGCCGGCAATCATTATGACCCGCAGGTTGTGTCCGCCTTTATGAAGACGCTCCCTCAAGCCCTGCTCCGGTACCGCGGTGAACATTTTACTGCCGCTTACGTTGATGACACGCTCCAGGAACTCAGCCCGGAACTATTATCGGGGAAGATAATTTCGTCTCCTGTGAACATTAAATAA
- a CDS encoding ABC transporter transmembrane domain-containing protein: MPHHSRDFNRPPGSSLKPLRAMVPLLRPYLGVVLGALVALLLASGAFLALPVAVRYVIDFGFSASNAATIDRYFTLFLGIALLFGIFGAARTYLVNWLGERVAADLRKKVYDHVIRMDLTFFEVTKTGEVLSRLAADTTLIQAISGAGLSIILRSSIQLGGALVLLAITNPRLMSYIVVLVPAVLAPILAVGRWVRRLSRASQDRLAEAGGLAGETINAIQTVQAFTAEESSSHRFSGMVQVSFATAVRRIKARALFSTVATTGLFGALIVVLWIGARAVLGGEMTGGELGQFVIYAMVVAMSAASLSEVWGELQQAAGAMERLLELLNAKPAIESPVNPTALPDTRAGRIRFDKVSFSYPSRPDTLAINDFDLEILPGEKVAFVGPSGAGKSTVFQLLLRFYSPREGRIIINGVDIARARPEDVRARVGIVPQETVIFGASARENIRFGRPGATDEEIGAAARAAAADGFIRRLPLGYDSFLGERGTRLSGGQKQRIAIARAILKDPPILLLDEATSSLDAASERLVQEALEYLEKGRTTIVIAHRLATVLKADRIVVMQEGRIIAIGRHEELVRRNALYARLAELQFV; encoded by the coding sequence ATGCCACATCACAGCCGTGACTTCAATCGCCCTCCCGGCAGCTCTTTAAAGCCCTTGCGGGCCATGGTCCCTTTGCTGCGACCCTACTTGGGCGTCGTACTTGGGGCGCTGGTCGCCTTATTGCTTGCCTCGGGCGCCTTTCTGGCGCTGCCCGTCGCAGTGCGTTATGTCATTGATTTCGGTTTCTCCGCCTCTAATGCTGCCACGATTGATCGGTATTTCACGCTTTTTCTGGGCATCGCCCTGCTGTTCGGGATCTTCGGCGCGGCGCGCACCTACCTGGTAAACTGGCTCGGTGAGCGGGTGGCGGCGGACCTGCGAAAAAAAGTTTATGATCATGTGATCCGCATGGACCTGACCTTTTTCGAAGTCACCAAGACCGGCGAGGTGCTTTCGCGCCTGGCCGCCGATACAACGCTGATTCAAGCGATCTCCGGGGCCGGGCTCTCGATCATTCTGCGCTCTTCCATCCAGCTTGGCGGCGCCCTGGTGCTGCTCGCCATTACCAATCCGCGGCTCATGAGTTACATCGTGGTATTGGTGCCGGCGGTGCTGGCACCCATCCTGGCCGTCGGCCGCTGGGTAAGGCGCTTATCCCGGGCTTCTCAGGACCGCCTGGCCGAGGCGGGCGGGTTGGCCGGCGAGACCATAAACGCGATTCAAACAGTGCAGGCGTTTACCGCAGAGGAGTCGTCCAGCCACCGCTTCAGCGGGATGGTCCAGGTAAGCTTCGCCACCGCCGTGCGCCGCATCAAGGCCCGAGCCCTGTTTTCCACCGTGGCCACAACCGGCCTGTTCGGCGCGCTGATTGTAGTGCTTTGGATCGGCGCCCGGGCGGTGCTGGGGGGCGAGATGACGGGGGGCGAACTGGGTCAGTTCGTCATTTATGCAATGGTGGTGGCCATGTCGGCGGCCTCCTTGAGCGAGGTGTGGGGTGAACTGCAGCAGGCGGCCGGCGCGATGGAACGGCTCCTGGAACTGCTCAATGCTAAACCAGCAATTGAGTCCCCCGTAAATCCCACGGCACTGCCTGACACCCGCGCCGGCCGCATTCGCTTCGACAAAGTTTCCTTCAGTTACCCGTCGCGCCCCGATACCCTGGCGATAAATGATTTTGACCTGGAGATTTTGCCCGGCGAGAAGGTGGCCTTTGTCGGTCCATCCGGCGCAGGCAAGAGTACGGTCTTCCAGTTACTGCTGCGCTTCTACTCACCCAGGGAGGGACGTATTATCATCAACGGCGTTGATATCGCCAGGGCGCGGCCGGAAGACGTGCGCGCCCGCGTCGGCATCGTCCCTCAGGAAACGGTTATCTTTGGGGCCAGCGCCCGGGAAAACATCCGCTTCGGTCGCCCAGGGGCGACAGATGAAGAGATAGGAGCGGCGGCCCGAGCGGCGGCGGCGGATGGATTTATCCGGCGCCTGCCGCTGGGCTACGACTCTTTCCTCGGAGAACGCGGAACGCGGCTATCGGGAGGGCAGAAACAGCGGATCGCCATTGCCCGGGCGATCCTCAAGGATCCGCCGATCCTGCTGCTCGACGAAGCGACCAGTTCCTTGGACGCCGCAAGCGAACGTCTGGTGCAGGAGGCGCTGGAATACCTGGAGAAGGGCCGCACGACAATTGTTATCGCCCATCGTCTGGCCACGGTGCTGAAAGCTGACCGCATCGTCGTCATGCAGGAAGGGAGAATTATCGCCATCGGCCGTCATGAAGAATTGGTCCGCCGCAATGCTCTGTATGCCAGACTCGCCGAACTGCAATTTGTCTAA
- a CDS encoding DEAD/DEAH box helicase gives MTPFSELGINNDILKGLVELGFTTPTPVQEQIIPTLLARQVDMIGLAQTGTGKTAAFGVPLLQLTDLHRKQTQALVLCPTRELCVQVAKDMTAYARYLPGITILAVYGGASIETQINALRRGIQIIVATPGRLHDLMRRGKVNIKAIRTVVLDEAEEMLQMGFQDELNAILAETPAEKNTLLFSATMSREVSAIADKYMTDPVEVTVGRRNAGAENVDHVYYMVQAKDRYPALKRIVDSNPDIYSIIFCRTRQETQEVADKLMQDGYNADALHGELSQAQRDLVMNKFRRRNLQLLVATDVAARGLDVTDLTHVINYNLPDETSQYIHRSGRTGRAGKAGISIAIIHLREKHRIAEIEGKLKRTFQKQPIPSGQEVCEKQLLRLIEIMKQVEVEHKQIDPFLPAIMATLADLDREELIKRFVSVEFNRFLEYYRNAPDLNVVEYKKSHEIRGGGQYKGGQISKQGRGQVASLPANRKGQISNLSPGKIAKSASTGQFTRFIINVGKKDGANPGRLIGEINDATGNRGIRFGKIEIMNTSTMLEVENTFSSQVLGAFAGLMINGKHVVISPAKDKRPDYPKRPTNEGARTYQKSKVLTYPGKDRKRQ, from the coding sequence ATGACACCATTTTCAGAACTGGGCATCAATAACGACATCCTCAAGGGGCTTGTGGAGCTGGGCTTTACCACACCCACCCCCGTGCAGGAACAGATAATCCCCACCCTGCTGGCCAGGCAGGTAGATATGATCGGGCTGGCACAGACGGGAACCGGTAAAACTGCCGCTTTTGGCGTACCGCTGCTCCAGTTGACCGATCTCCACCGCAAACAAACGCAGGCGCTCGTCTTGTGTCCGACCCGCGAACTGTGCGTCCAGGTGGCCAAGGATATGACCGCATACGCCAGGTATCTCCCTGGGATAACTATCCTGGCGGTGTACGGTGGGGCCAGTATCGAGACGCAGATCAACGCCCTGCGGCGGGGAATCCAGATTATCGTCGCCACTCCCGGACGGCTGCACGATCTGATGCGGCGCGGCAAAGTAAATATCAAAGCCATCCGCACGGTTGTTCTGGACGAAGCCGAAGAGATGCTGCAGATGGGCTTTCAGGATGAACTGAACGCCATCCTGGCCGAAACGCCGGCAGAGAAGAATACCCTGCTGTTCTCGGCCACCATGTCCCGGGAAGTGTCCGCCATTGCCGACAAATACATGACCGACCCGGTTGAGGTAACCGTGGGCCGCCGTAATGCAGGCGCCGAGAACGTGGATCATGTCTATTACATGGTCCAGGCCAAAGACCGTTATCCGGCCTTAAAAAGAATCGTGGACAGCAACCCGGATATCTATTCCATTATCTTCTGCCGCACGCGCCAGGAGACCCAGGAAGTGGCCGACAAGCTTATGCAGGACGGCTATAATGCCGACGCCCTGCACGGTGAACTTTCGCAAGCCCAGCGGGACCTGGTGATGAATAAATTCCGCCGCAGGAATCTGCAGTTGCTGGTGGCCACCGATGTCGCCGCCCGCGGTCTCGATGTCACTGACCTGACCCACGTGATCAATTACAATCTGCCCGACGAAACCTCCCAATACATCCACCGGAGTGGCCGCACTGGCCGGGCTGGCAAGGCGGGGATCTCCATTGCCATTATCCATCTGCGGGAAAAGCATCGGATTGCCGAGATCGAAGGCAAGCTCAAAAGGACATTCCAGAAGCAACCTATCCCATCGGGACAGGAGGTCTGCGAAAAACAACTGCTCCGGCTGATCGAAATCATGAAACAGGTCGAAGTTGAGCATAAGCAGATTGATCCCTTTCTGCCGGCTATCATGGCCACCCTGGCGGATCTGGATCGCGAGGAGCTGATCAAAAGATTTGTTTCCGTTGAGTTCAATCGTTTCCTGGAATATTACCGGAACGCCCCGGATCTGAATGTAGTGGAATATAAGAAAAGCCACGAAATCAGGGGGGGAGGCCAGTACAAGGGGGGACAGATTTCAAAGCAGGGGAGGGGACAGGTTGCAAGTTTGCCTGCCAACAGGAAGGGGCAGATTTCAAATCTGTCCCCAGGTAAGATCGCCAAATCAGCCTCCACCGGGCAATTTACCCGCTTCATCATCAATGTGGGCAAGAAAGACGGCGCCAATCCGGGCCGCCTGATCGGCGAGATCAACGACGCCACGGGCAATCGCGGCATCCGGTTCGGCAAGATAGAAATCATGAACACGTCAACGATGCTGGAAGTGGAAAACACCTTCTCTTCCCAGGTTTTGGGAGCCTTTGCGGGCCTCATGATCAACGGCAAACACGTCGTCATCAGTCCCGCCAAAGACAAACGGCCGGATTATCCTAAAAGGCCGACCAATGAGGGAGCGCGAACTTACCAGAAAAGCAAGGTGTTAACGTACCCCGGCAAAGACCGTAAGCGGCAATAG